One window of the Osmerus mordax isolate fOsmMor3 chromosome 2, fOsmMor3.pri, whole genome shotgun sequence genome contains the following:
- the LOC136967123 gene encoding F-box only protein 47-like — translation MSTVPRKFTVTHKYQRRRRRQPYPVRSITTRSQCKTSGSFFERLPVLEISVFSMVSKTISSDIADHISTISWINRMINQSFHHCTSTEESRVRHYKALGLLFKRCTLLLPTKDRLKFIYSKFSQVPCFMMEQCTTSSAHCLGFSSYGVFLQTLIAGWDELECHRVFNFLCDFTNLPRKIQSVVTGKPGACQFLELQIRLFCRQVLLDPWQHRRDTLFWLTRILKPWPMVSQARLLFILYGPLLSDSSLGWQEMRGPDVAHCALWDLAKAVVLLHSDREAKDWTTDTILAVLEELTVLPQAWHAESVSRLLVLCGNSLCYSVLASKALNGRLFEISRLIVYVTLVCEKDGYCMNWSVKMVQQLCHVFPTSAEKWAFIQSLENMFSEVTMELYEVVLEGNRLEDIDTFQTLCSLLNASAHFHTEILYMFLRKD, via the exons ATGTCGACAGTGCCCAGGAAATTTACGGTAACCCACAAATACCAACGCAGACGGAGGCGACAGCCCTACCCGGTCAGAAGCATCACCACCCGGAGCCAGTGCAAGACCAGCGGCAGCTTCTTCGAAAGGCTGCCTG TATTGGAGATCAGTGTTTTCAGCATGGTGTCCAAAACCATCAGCAGCGACATCGCGGACCACATCTCCACTATCTCCTGGATAAACAGGATGATCAACCAGAGCTTCCACCACTGCACCTCCACGGAAGAAAGTCGAGTCAGGCACTATAAAGCTTTGG GCTTGTTGTTCAAGAGATGTACTCTGTTGCTACCAACGAAGGACAGGTTAAAGTTTATATATAGCAAGTTCTCCCAG GTCCCCTGCTTCATGATGGAGCAGTGCACCACCTCCTCTGCTCACTGCCTGGGCTTCTCCAGCTATGGAGTGTTTCTGCAG ACGCTGATAGCGGGCTGGGACGAGCTGGAGTGCCATCGAGTTTTCAACTTCCTGTGCGACTTCACAAACCTCCCAAGGAAGATCCAGTCAGTGGTGACAGGGAAGCcag gTGCGTGCCAGTTCCTGGAGCTGCAGATCCGCCTGTTCTGTCGTCAGGTTCTGTTGGACCCATGGCAGCACCGCCGAGACACCCTGTTCTGGCTGACCCGCATCCTCAAACCCTGGCCCATGGTTAGCCAGGCCAGACTGCTCTTCATCCTCTACGGACCCCTGCTATCAGACA GCTCTTTGGGCTGGCAGGAGATGCGGGGGCCTGACGTGGCCCATTGTGCTCTTTGGGACCTTGCTAAGGCTGTCGTCCTGCTTCACAGTGACCGAGAGGCCAAAGACTGGACCACTGACACTATACTGGCTGTCCTGGAAGAACTCACAG tcctcccccagGCCTGGCATGCAGAGAGTGTATCCCGCCTGTTGGTCCTGTGTGGAAACAGCCTGTGCTACAGTGTGTTGGCCAGCAAGGCCCTCAACGGAAGACTCTTTGAGATCTCACGACTCATCGTTTACGTCACACTG GTGTGCGAGAAGGATGGCTACTGCATGAACTGGTCAGTGAAGATGGTTCAGCAGCTGTGCCACGTGTTCCCCACCTCGGCAGAGAAGTGGGCCTTCATCCAGAGCCTGGAGAACATGTTCTCCGAGGTCACCATGGAGCTCTATGAGGTGGTCCTGGAAG GTAACCGTCTTGAGGACATTGACACGTTCCAGACCCTCTGCAGCCTCCTCAATGCCAGTGCCCACTTCCACACTGAGATCCTCTACATGTTCCTCAGAAAGGACTGA